In the Drosophila biarmipes strain raj3 chromosome X, RU_DBia_V1.1, whole genome shotgun sequence genome, one interval contains:
- the LOC108023375 gene encoding alpha-ketoglutarate-dependent dioxygenase alkB homolog 7, mitochondrial, producing the protein MIVLRRISVPLGARVPGSRTCSLRLVEFAGQWPRSEKRQFESNMRVIENFVSAEEEQVLMREIEPHISRLPYESSHWDEAIHGYREVERRKWSVENQAVLDRISTEAFGGRVMPFVHILDLAELGMIKPHVDSPRFCGNTIAGISLLSHCVMRLRRVTKEPDPASQSADVLLLRRSLYIMSALARYEFTHEILAREESWFRERLVERQRRVSVICRNEP; encoded by the exons ATCTGTACCCCTGGGAGCCCGGGTCCCGGGTTCCAGGACTTGCAGCCTCCGCCTGGTGGAGTTTGCCGGTCAGTGGCCGAGATCTGAGAAACGACAGTTCGAATCGAATATGCGGGTCATCGAGAACTTTGTttcggcggaggaggagcaggtcCTCATGCGGGAAATCGAACCTCACATCAGCCGCTTGCCCTACGAGTCCAGTCACTGGGATGAG GCGATTCATGGATACCGCGAAGTGGAACGCAGGAAGTGGTCTGTCGAAAACCAGGCTGTGCTGGATCGCATCTCCACAGAGGCCTTCGGAGGTCGAGTTATGCCTTTTGTCCACATCCTAGACCTGGCTGAGCTTGGCATGATCAAGCCGCACGTGGACAGCCCTCGG TTTTGTGGCAACACCATCGCGGGCATCAGCCTGCTCAGCCATTGCGTTATGCGACTCAGGCGAGTAACCAAGGAACCCGATCCTGCTAGCCAATCCGCAgatgtgctgctgctgcgacgcTCCCTATACATCATGAGCGCCCTGGCGCGCTACGAGTTCACGCACGAAATCCTGGCCAGAGAGGAATCCTGGTTCAGGGAACGTCTGGTCGAAAGGCAGCGGCGCGTTTCCGTCATTTGTCGCAACGAACCGTAA
- the LOC108023374 gene encoding protein a6, with product MNQRHSEPFYISPRLFDNRRLKRRRCRWMERLRERQRICMAQMRAQATVFTSKTDRLQRRHVAATLPANVTIDLLSDDDDREETRPGPSTAAGHNSLLIPAPCAVGQRRPKVGRRHGRDRVATHSHPLTESILITSDDEYSGEEASRPAARPQLSMRSPPPLAPLTLSETIEEVTVSLVPRNSTTANCQTRLSSHPKPCRAPTAASNGMVTAGGVGGGGSHDTSCFLEVDVGGGITATLPDETTVHTVIANRIYELSLSKLREGLAFSGAPEYTTDLLPEQLQKLSPALRAKVAPLVAPSPPTPISLKLSSDLSISLISDDDDCESTGQHANGGGGGGGVGGGGGGGVGTELVHPVVVTAAEAHAAAKLLKQQQPQLSVVQHLQYVGGGLASPVALALPVMANTSSSASVVALPLQLPRRRKLG from the coding sequence ATGAACCAGAGACATTCCGAACCATTCTACATATCGCCGCGGCTGTTCGACAACAGGCGGCTCAAGCGGCGCCGTTGCCGGTGGATGGAACGCCTGCGGGAGCGCCAGCGGATTTGCATGGCCCAGATGCGCGCCCAGGCAACTGTGTTCACCTCCAAGACTGACCGGCTGCAGCGGCGCCATGTGGCGGCCACCCTGCCAGCGAACGTGACCATTGATCTGCTGTCGGACGATGACGATCGAGAGGAGACTAGGCCTGGACCATCCACTGCCGCTGGCCACAATAGCCTCCTAATACCCGCCCCTTGCGCTGTCGGCCAACGACGTCCTAAGGTGGGCAGAAGGCATGGTCGAGACAGAGTCGCCACCCACTCGCATCCCTTAACCGAGAGCATCCTGATAACCAGCGACGACGAGTACAGCGGCGAGGAAGCCAGCAGGCCCGCTGCGCGCCCTCAGCTTTCCATGCGTTCGCCACCGCCGCTCGCTCCGCTCACTCTGTCGGAGACCATCGAAGAGGTAACCGTTTCGCTGGTGCCGCGCAACTCCACCACTGCCAACTGCCAGACGCGATTGTCCAGCCACCCCAAGCCCTGTCGAGCGCCCACGGCGGCCAGCAACGGGATGGTCACGGCGGGTGGAGTGGGAGGCGGCGGCAGCCACGACACGAGCTGCTTCCTGGAGGTGGACGTGGGCGGTGGCATCACAGCTACGCTGCCGGACGAGACCACCGTGCACACGGTCATCGCCAATCGCATTTACGAACTCTCGCTTAGCAAGCTGCGCGAAGGACTGGCCTTCAGTGGAGCCCCGGAATACACGACCGACCTTCTGCCAGAACAGCTGCAGAAACTGTCGCCGGCACTTCGGGCCAAAGTGGCACCGCTGGTGGCGCCCTCGCCGCCCACGCCCATCTCCCTGAAACTGTCCAGCGACCTCAGCATATCCCTGATCTCAGACGACGACGACTGCGAGAGCACTGGTCAACATGCCAacggaggtggaggtggaggtggagtgggaggaggaggaggaggaggagtcgGTACAGAGCTGGTGCATCCCGTCGTGGTGACGGCGGCGGAGGCGCACGCTGCTGCCAAGCTGCTcaagcaacagcagccgcagctCTCGGTGGTGCAGCACCTGCAGTACGTGGGCGGCGGACTAGCGTCTCCCGTGGCTCTAGCTCTCCCGGTGATGGCCAATACGTCCTCATCGGCTTCGGTTGTGGCTCTGCCGCTGCAGCTGCCGCGACGCCGGAAGCTGGGATGA
- the LOC108023246 gene encoding anionic trypsin-2 isoform X1, whose amino-acid sequence MSPSKFVVCVLLIFVKSELVPESNMTQLDSMPLQSLEKDPKPSDFHFLITGGYRPKTNKLVKYVVSLRLGNSKKFFGDNHYCAGAIFSSRAILTAAHCLYSNRRKLTPKKLTVIAGTPKRLVKSDSTQIVQAHKLLPHPKYKKGKSQKYDIGIVLMKEDLSLGGSVASIPLYNKAPVAGVQCSIIGWGTVIQYGPLPDEVINGDVKILPNTFCRKLLGWSSTGMLCANDQSNTEVDSCQGDSGGPLICDNKVTGIVSFGTGCGEPDSAGIYTDVYHFRDWINENSCPRALCPMRTLLILVLQLQLTFLAIIRGVF is encoded by the exons ATGAGTCCGTCCAAATTCGTTGTGTGCGTATTGCTGATTTTTGTTAAGTCGGAATTGGTCCCGGAATCGAACATGACACAATTGGACTCAATGCCCCTCCAGAGTCTGGAGAAAGATCCCAAACCCTCCGACTTTCATTTTCTAATCACAGGCGGATATcggccaaaaacaaacaaactggTCAAATATGTGGTTTCGCTGCGATTGGGCAATTCCAAGAAGTTCTTCGGGGATAACCACTATTGCGCGGGTGCGATCTTCAGCTCACGGGCCATTCTTACGGCTGCCCATTGCCTATATAGTAA TCGCCGCAAGCTGACGCCCAAGAAGTTGACGGTCATCGCTGGTACGCCAAAGAGGCTGGTGAAAAGCGACTCTACACAGATTGTTCAGGCCCACAAGCTACTTCCGCACCCCAAGTACAAGAAGGGCAAGTCCCAGAAATATGACATAGGAATAGTGCTGATGAAAGAGGATCTCAGTCTGGGGGGCTCTGTCGCCAGTATACCTCTGTATAATAAGGCTCCAGTGGCCGGAGTCCAGTGCAGCATCATTGGCTGGGGAACAGTCATACAG TACGGCCCACTTCCCGATGAGGTGATCAATGGAGATGTGAAAATCCTGCCCAACACTTTTTGCCGAAAGCTCCTTGGCTGGAGCAGCACAGGCATGCTCTGCGCCAACGACCAGAGCAACACCGAGGTGGACAGCTGCCAGGGCGACTCGGGCGGCCCGCTCATCTGTGACAACAAGGTGACCGGCATCGTGTCCTTTGGCACGGGTTGCGGCGAACCCGATTCGGCGGGAATCTACACCGATGTCTACCACTTTCGGGACTGGATCAACGAAAACTCTTGCCCACGGGCCTTATGTCCGATGCGGACCCTGTTGATCCTGGTGTTGCAGCTCCAACTGACCTTTCTGGCCATTATTAGGGGTGTATTCTAG
- the LOC108023246 gene encoding anionic trypsin-2 isoform X2 — translation MKEDLSLGGSVASIPLYNKAPVAGVQCSIIGWGTVIQYGPLPDEVINGDVKILPNTFCRKLLGWSSTGMLCANDQSNTEVDSCQGDSGGPLICDNKVTGIVSFGTGCGEPDSAGIYTDVYHFRDWINENSCPRALCPMRTLLILVLQLQLTFLAIIRGVF, via the exons ATGAAAGAGGATCTCAGTCTGGGGGGCTCTGTCGCCAGTATACCTCTGTATAATAAGGCTCCAGTGGCCGGAGTCCAGTGCAGCATCATTGGCTGGGGAACAGTCATACAG TACGGCCCACTTCCCGATGAGGTGATCAATGGAGATGTGAAAATCCTGCCCAACACTTTTTGCCGAAAGCTCCTTGGCTGGAGCAGCACAGGCATGCTCTGCGCCAACGACCAGAGCAACACCGAGGTGGACAGCTGCCAGGGCGACTCGGGCGGCCCGCTCATCTGTGACAACAAGGTGACCGGCATCGTGTCCTTTGGCACGGGTTGCGGCGAACCCGATTCGGCGGGAATCTACACCGATGTCTACCACTTTCGGGACTGGATCAACGAAAACTCTTGCCCACGGGCCTTATGTCCGATGCGGACCCTGTTGATCCTGGTGTTGCAGCTCCAACTGACCTTTCTGGCCATTATTAGGGGTGTATTCTAG